The Marinilongibacter aquaticus genome has a window encoding:
- a CDS encoding right-handed parallel beta-helix repeat-containing protein has translation MTLNSCKDDNSDECKVVCGTGEILSADCNCVAVVTDPCDDVTCPDGFVCADGNCVEVATEPTEVSKAGLLTADETWTADKMYILQSKVVVSEGVTLTIEPGTIIKGAKGQGSLATALIVARGGKIMAEGTAEKPIVFTALSDNIEIGQTFGSNLDETVNSEWGGVIILGKAPISPSAGTEAQIEGIPADDTFGAYGGSDAADNSGVFKFVSIRHGGALIGDGNEINGLTLGGVGSGTTIENVEIVGNLDDGIEFFGGAVNVKNALVWGQGDDGYDIDQSFSGTIENSIYIAGADSDHAMEIDGPEGPENTGGLFTIKNCSFKGLNGEFADWRDKAQGTVMDCYFFNFDEAADIELDADATVEANYVAGKIVITGNEFNLAAAVTDFASIFKDTFAGGDDAAFKADMVANNASVTEKSAGKGADASVFGWTFASSKGAIDGF, from the coding sequence TTGACATTAAACTCGTGTAAAGATGACAACAGCGACGAATGTAAAGTAGTCTGTGGCACGGGCGAAATTCTAAGTGCCGACTGTAATTGCGTAGCGGTTGTAACAGACCCTTGTGATGACGTAACATGTCCTGATGGCTTCGTTTGTGCCGATGGAAACTGCGTAGAAGTAGCTACAGAGCCTACTGAAGTATCGAAAGCTGGTCTTCTTACTGCCGACGAAACTTGGACTGCAGATAAAATGTACATCCTTCAAAGCAAAGTAGTTGTTAGCGAAGGCGTAACATTGACTATCGAGCCAGGTACAATCATCAAAGGTGCTAAAGGTCAAGGTTCATTGGCTACTGCCCTTATCGTGGCCAGAGGTGGCAAAATCATGGCTGAAGGTACTGCCGAAAAGCCAATCGTATTCACTGCTTTGTCTGATAACATCGAAATCGGTCAAACTTTCGGTTCAAACTTGGACGAAACTGTAAACTCTGAATGGGGTGGTGTAATCATCCTTGGTAAAGCTCCTATCTCTCCAAGTGCGGGTACAGAGGCTCAAATCGAAGGTATTCCTGCTGATGATACATTCGGTGCTTACGGTGGAAGCGATGCAGCTGACAACTCAGGTGTATTCAAATTTGTATCAATCCGTCACGGTGGTGCTCTTATCGGTGATGGCAACGAAATCAACGGTCTTACTTTGGGTGGCGTTGGTTCAGGAACAACTATCGAAAACGTAGAAATCGTAGGTAACCTTGATGACGGTATCGAATTCTTCGGTGGAGCCGTAAACGTGAAAAATGCATTGGTTTGGGGACAAGGTGATGACGGATACGACATCGACCAATCTTTCTCAGGTACTATCGAAAACTCAATCTATATCGCTGGTGCAGATAGCGACCACGCCATGGAAATCGACGGCCCAGAAGGCCCAGAAAACACGGGCGGTCTTTTCACCATCAAAAACTGTTCTTTCAAAGGCCTTAACGGTGAATTTGCAGACTGGAGAGACAAAGCTCAAGGAACTGTTATGGATTGCTACTTCTTCAACTTCGACGAAGCTGCCGATATCGAATTGGATGCCGACGCTACAGTTGAAGCTAACTATGTAGCAGGTAAAATCGTAATCACTGGCAACGAATTCAACTTGGCTGCTGCGGTTACAGATTTCGCTTCAATCTTCAAAGATACTTTTGCAGGTGGCGATGACGCTGCGTTCAAAGCTGACATGGTAGCGAACAATGCTTCTGTTACTGAAAAATCTGCTGGTAAAGGTGCTGATGCATCTGTATTCGGTTGGACTTTCGCTTCAAGCAAAGGTGCTATCGACGGATTCTAA
- a CDS encoding vWA domain-containing protein: MKGFRFASYVPNIKGAADFDQLFDIFQQLLLIFAGDVAAALDYMNELDRQYNLTSDAYAMADFIQDLKDKGYIQETEGEGQGIQMTAKSEKSIRKRSLEEIFGKLKRSKSAGNHRSTFSGQGGEKTGDLRSFRFGDNLEQINLTESLKNAQVNSGLGESFQLTEKDLEVVETETSLNTSTVLMIDVSHSMILYGEDRITPAKKVALAMAELIKTRYPKDTLDILVFGNDAWTIQLKDIPYLEVGPYHTNTVAGLELAMDLLRRRKNRNKQIFMITDGKPTCLKEGINYYKNAFGLDRKIVNKTLTIAAQARRMNIPITTFMIASDPYLKQFVRSFTEVNKGRAYYSNLDGLGGFVLEDFERNRRRNVR, from the coding sequence ATGAAAGGTTTTCGTTTTGCCTCCTATGTGCCCAATATCAAAGGGGCCGCCGATTTTGATCAACTTTTTGACATCTTCCAACAGTTGCTTTTGATTTTTGCTGGCGATGTGGCCGCCGCATTAGATTATATGAATGAACTGGATAGGCAATACAACCTCACTTCGGATGCCTACGCGATGGCCGATTTTATTCAAGACCTTAAAGACAAAGGCTACATTCAAGAAACGGAAGGTGAGGGGCAAGGTATTCAGATGACGGCCAAGTCAGAGAAAAGCATTCGAAAAAGAAGCTTGGAAGAGATATTTGGCAAATTGAAAAGAAGTAAAAGTGCCGGGAATCACCGCTCGACCTTTTCTGGACAGGGTGGAGAAAAGACGGGTGATTTACGCTCCTTTCGCTTTGGAGACAATCTTGAGCAAATTAACCTTACCGAAAGTTTGAAAAATGCCCAAGTGAACAGCGGTTTGGGCGAAAGTTTTCAGTTGACAGAAAAGGATTTGGAAGTTGTGGAAACGGAAACCAGTCTGAATACTTCCACTGTTTTGATGATCGATGTGAGCCATTCCATGATTTTGTATGGAGAAGACCGTATCACGCCGGCCAAAAAGGTGGCTTTGGCCATGGCAGAGCTCATTAAAACGCGATACCCTAAAGATACGCTGGATATTTTGGTTTTCGGGAACGATGCCTGGACGATACAGCTGAAAGATATTCCGTATTTGGAAGTTGGGCCATATCATACCAATACGGTGGCGGGTTTGGAACTCGCCATGGATTTGCTTCGCCGAAGAAAGAACAGAAACAAGCAGATTTTCATGATTACCGATGGTAAGCCCACGTGTTTGAAGGAAGGAATAAATTACTACAAAAATGCCTTTGGGCTCGATCGTAAAATCGTGAACAAGACATTGACCATAGCCGCACAGGCTCGAAGGATGAATATTCCGATTACGACGTTCATGATTGCTTCAGATCCTTATCTTAAACAATTCGTGCGTTCGTTTACCGAGGTCAATAAAGGGCGAGCCTATTATTCCAATCTCGATGGTTTGGGCGGTTTTGTGCTCGAAGATTTTGAAAGAAACCGTAGACGGAATGTGCGATAA
- the nth gene encoding endonuclease III has product MIRKERYAGIVDYFSTHMPNPETELKYSNPFELIVAVVLSAQCTDKRVNLVTPALFDNFPTAQAMAAASVDEIFELIRSVSYPNNKSKHLVGLAQKLIGEFNGEVPDSVDELVKLPGVGRKTANVIASVIHNKPTMAVDTHVFRVSHRLGLVSATDKTPLAVEKVLVKHFTQEEIPKAHHWLILHGRYVCLARKPKCEACGITAFCKSYEGIKKYGIEKVDAKLPKIG; this is encoded by the coding sequence ATGATCAGAAAAGAAAGATATGCAGGCATAGTGGATTATTTCTCCACACATATGCCCAATCCGGAAACCGAACTGAAGTACTCCAACCCTTTTGAATTGATTGTGGCTGTAGTGCTTTCTGCACAGTGTACAGACAAACGGGTGAATTTGGTTACTCCAGCCCTCTTTGATAATTTTCCCACTGCACAGGCCATGGCTGCGGCATCGGTCGATGAAATTTTCGAATTGATTCGGAGTGTATCTTATCCGAACAATAAATCGAAACATTTGGTGGGCTTGGCTCAGAAATTGATTGGTGAATTCAATGGCGAGGTGCCAGATAGCGTGGATGAGCTCGTGAAATTGCCGGGCGTAGGAAGGAAAACGGCAAATGTCATTGCTTCGGTCATTCACAACAAGCCCACTATGGCTGTTGATACGCATGTTTTTCGGGTTTCGCACCGGCTGGGACTGGTTTCAGCAACCGACAAAACGCCTTTGGCTGTGGAGAAGGTTTTGGTGAAACATTTTACCCAAGAAGAAATTCCCAAAGCCCATCACTGGCTTATTTTGCACGGGCGGTACGTTTGTCTCGCCAGAAAACCCAAATGCGAGGCTTGTGGAATTACGGCTTTTTGTAAATCGTACGAAGGGATAAAGAAGTATGGAATTGAAAAAGTTGATGCTAAACTTCCCAAAATCGGGTAG
- a CDS encoding MOSC domain-containing protein translates to MELKKLMLNFPKSGRVEWIGIRSERRKDLHTCEQAHLSVEAGLVGDHYNGKNKERQVTLVQAEHIDAVAKMLERPSVDPGLLRRNIVVSGINLLALKDQYFRVGDAVLLFTGYCHPCSRMERNLGAGGYSAMRGHGGITAKVIEAGSVKIGDAVDWQEA, encoded by the coding sequence ATGGAATTGAAAAAGTTGATGCTAAACTTCCCAAAATCGGGTAGGGTAGAATGGATCGGTATACGCAGCGAACGTAGAAAGGATTTGCACACGTGTGAACAAGCCCACTTGAGTGTAGAAGCAGGCCTTGTTGGCGATCATTATAATGGTAAAAATAAGGAACGTCAGGTCACTTTAGTTCAAGCCGAACATATCGATGCTGTGGCCAAAATGTTGGAAAGGCCTTCTGTAGATCCCGGTTTGTTGAGAAGGAATATTGTCGTTTCTGGAATAAATCTTTTGGCTCTTAAGGATCAATATTTTCGTGTAGGCGATGCGGTTTTGCTTTTTACAGGCTACTGTCATCCTTGTTCGAGAATGGAACGTAATTTGGGTGCGGGTGGATATTCGGCCATGCGAGGACATGGCGGTATTACGGCCAAGGTTATCGAGGCGGGCAGTGTGAAAATTGGCGATGCCGTAGACTGGCAAGAGGCGTAA
- a CDS encoding EVE domain-containing protein, which translates to MNYWLVKSEPETYSWADFEKLGRDHWDGVRNYAARKHMMEMAVGDLVLFYHSGGEKQVVGLAEVVREHYPDPTTDDDRWVVVDLIPKRAFDKPVTLKEIKADARLSEIPLVRIPRLSVQPIEPEAYDIILGLAEA; encoded by the coding sequence ATGAATTACTGGTTGGTAAAGTCTGAACCCGAAACATATTCTTGGGCCGATTTCGAGAAACTTGGCCGCGATCATTGGGATGGTGTACGCAATTATGCTGCACGAAAACACATGATGGAAATGGCCGTAGGTGATTTGGTTTTATTTTATCATTCAGGAGGCGAAAAGCAGGTGGTGGGCTTGGCCGAGGTGGTGCGTGAGCATTATCCAGACCCTACTACCGACGATGACCGCTGGGTTGTGGTGGATTTGATTCCGAAAAGGGCTTTTGACAAGCCCGTGACTTTAAAGGAAATCAAAGCGGATGCACGGCTTTCTGAAATCCCTTTGGTTCGTATTCCTCGCTTGTCGGTTCAGCCTATTGAACCCGAAGCGTATGACATAATTCTTGGTTTAGCAGAAGCCTGA
- a CDS encoding tetratricopeptide repeat protein, which translates to MRLLTVILLFFTSCSLPKKESVDHMPPVGRVEYDKIQEQSYAILKPLVDNRDADAEEYFRFARLALDLGHYEEALQAVDRSIAKGGQEASKSFLKARALAKLGRVKEAILDGENAAALDLENPEFYAFLANLYFNVDSLRLSKEYIDESLYIAPGWVTALQMKAKVYLKSNNVEEAKPLLYQAIENDKESIESYRLLAQCYLQEPGRLDSAIEVNNKGMQLSKRYAEGLMKNHAEILARLGKTDSALKVYQLMQARPHKEPVLGEMAELYAKNGAFTLASKYFVEQIEERPDLKKFYFRAAENLEYLGRYNDAQEIYLRGQGKFPSDKSFEEAAARMGAKLQVKYRAIEL; encoded by the coding sequence ATGAGGCTGCTGACCGTCATATTGTTGTTTTTCACATCCTGCTCTTTGCCCAAAAAGGAGAGCGTAGACCATATGCCGCCTGTGGGTAGGGTTGAATACGACAAGATTCAGGAGCAAAGTTATGCGATTTTAAAGCCTTTGGTTGATAATCGAGATGCCGACGCCGAAGAGTATTTTCGTTTTGCTCGATTGGCTTTGGATCTCGGACATTACGAAGAAGCCCTTCAAGCGGTGGACAGAAGTATTGCGAAAGGCGGGCAGGAGGCTTCGAAATCGTTCTTGAAAGCTCGGGCTTTGGCCAAGTTGGGAAGAGTGAAGGAAGCGATTTTGGACGGTGAAAACGCGGCGGCCCTCGATTTGGAAAATCCTGAATTTTACGCTTTTCTGGCCAATTTGTATTTCAATGTGGATAGCCTTCGTCTTTCGAAAGAGTATATCGATGAAAGCTTGTACATCGCACCGGGATGGGTGACTGCCCTGCAAATGAAGGCCAAAGTGTATTTGAAATCGAATAATGTGGAGGAGGCCAAGCCTTTGCTCTATCAGGCGATTGAAAACGACAAGGAGAGTATCGAAAGCTATAGGCTTTTGGCTCAATGTTATTTGCAAGAACCAGGTCGGCTTGATTCGGCCATCGAGGTCAACAATAAAGGAATGCAATTGAGCAAACGGTATGCCGAAGGTTTGATGAAAAACCACGCCGAAATATTGGCTCGCTTGGGAAAAACGGACAGTGCCTTGAAAGTGTATCAGCTCATGCAGGCAAGGCCGCACAAAGAGCCAGTATTGGGTGAAATGGCGGAACTGTATGCCAAAAACGGAGCCTTCACTTTGGCAAGCAAGTATTTTGTAGAGCAAATTGAGGAACGTCCAGACCTAAAAAAGTTTTATTTTCGTGCGGCCGAGAATTTGGAATATTTGGGACGTTACAACGATGCCCAAGAAATATATTTGAGAGGACAGGGGAAATTCCCATCCGATAAAAGTTTTGAAGAGGCTGCAGCACGCATGGGTGCGAAGTTGCAGGTAAAATATCGTGCGATAGAATTATAA
- the thrS gene encoding threonine--tRNA ligase: MINITLPDGSVKQFESGVSAMDIAKSISEGLARNVLSAKVNGEVWDANRPIETDATVQLLTWKDTDGKSTFWHSSAHLMAEALEALYPGVKFWVGPPVENGFYYDVDTDGQTISQEDFPKIEAKMLELAREKNEYVRKPISKADAVQYFEEKGDEYKLDLLKGLEDGAITFYTQGNFTDLCRGPHIPNTGFIKAVKIMNVAGAYFKGDQNNKQLTRIYGVSFPKQGELKEYLEMLEEAKKRDHRKLGQELEIFAFSEKVGKGLPLWLPKGAMLRERLENFLKRAQLRAGYLPVVTPHIGSKSLYVTSGHWDKYGEDSFQPIKTPEEGEEFMLKPMNCPHHCEIFKARPRSYKELPLRLAEFGTVYRYEQSGELHGLTRVRGFTQDDAHIFCRNDQVEDEFKKVIDLVLYVFKSLGFDDFSAQVSLRSKEDRSKYIGNDADWDKAEEAIMRAANEKGLNTVVEYGEAAFYGPKLDFMVKDALGRKWQLGTIQVDYQLPNRFELEYVGADNQKHRPVMIHRAPFGSMERFIAILLENTAGNFPLWLSPDQIAILPISEKYEDYANDVFLRLQEKDIRGYIDHRDEKIGRKIRDAEMNKVPLMLILGEKEQAEQKISVRKKGEGDIGQFTFDEFVEFANTEINKNIPKFGE, encoded by the coding sequence ATGATCAATATTACCCTTCCCGATGGGAGCGTGAAACAGTTTGAAAGCGGTGTCTCTGCAATGGACATCGCAAAGTCGATTAGCGAAGGATTGGCCAGAAATGTACTTTCGGCCAAAGTAAACGGTGAAGTTTGGGACGCCAACCGCCCCATCGAAACCGACGCAACGGTTCAGCTGCTTACGTGGAAGGATACGGATGGCAAAAGCACTTTTTGGCATTCATCTGCTCACCTGATGGCCGAAGCTCTCGAGGCTTTGTACCCTGGTGTCAAGTTCTGGGTGGGCCCGCCAGTGGAAAACGGTTTCTACTACGATGTGGATACCGACGGACAAACCATTTCTCAGGAAGATTTCCCGAAAATTGAGGCCAAGATGTTGGAATTGGCTCGGGAGAAGAATGAATATGTGCGAAAGCCAATCTCGAAGGCCGATGCGGTACAATATTTTGAGGAAAAGGGTGATGAATACAAACTGGATCTGTTGAAAGGTTTGGAAGATGGAGCCATCACTTTTTATACGCAAGGGAATTTTACAGACTTGTGTCGCGGCCCGCATATTCCGAATACAGGCTTTATAAAGGCTGTGAAGATCATGAATGTGGCTGGTGCATACTTTAAAGGCGATCAGAACAACAAACAATTGACACGTATTTATGGGGTTTCTTTTCCGAAACAAGGGGAATTGAAAGAATACCTCGAAATGCTTGAGGAGGCCAAGAAACGTGATCACCGGAAATTGGGGCAAGAGCTTGAGATATTCGCGTTTTCGGAAAAAGTGGGGAAAGGTTTGCCCCTCTGGTTGCCCAAGGGTGCGATGTTGCGTGAGCGTTTGGAAAACTTTTTGAAAAGAGCACAATTGAGAGCAGGTTACCTGCCTGTGGTTACACCGCACATTGGCAGCAAAAGCCTTTATGTGACCTCTGGCCACTGGGACAAGTATGGAGAAGACTCTTTTCAGCCGATAAAGACACCGGAAGAGGGCGAAGAGTTTATGTTGAAACCCATGAACTGCCCGCACCATTGCGAGATATTCAAAGCAAGGCCGAGAAGTTACAAAGAACTTCCTTTGCGTTTGGCCGAATTTGGGACAGTTTACCGTTACGAGCAGTCGGGTGAATTGCACGGATTGACTCGCGTGAGAGGCTTTACGCAAGACGATGCCCACATTTTCTGTCGCAACGATCAAGTGGAAGACGAGTTCAAGAAAGTGATTGATTTGGTGCTGTATGTATTCAAATCGCTCGGTTTCGATGATTTCAGTGCACAAGTGTCCTTGCGAAGCAAAGAAGACAGATCGAAATATATCGGGAATGATGCCGATTGGGATAAAGCCGAAGAGGCCATTATGCGTGCCGCCAACGAAAAAGGGTTAAACACTGTTGTAGAATATGGAGAGGCGGCTTTTTATGGCCCTAAACTCGACTTTATGGTGAAAGATGCTTTGGGGCGTAAATGGCAATTGGGAACTATACAGGTTGACTATCAGTTACCAAACCGATTCGAATTGGAATACGTGGGGGCAGATAACCAAAAGCACCGCCCTGTAATGATTCACCGGGCTCCTTTCGGTTCGATGGAAAGGTTCATCGCCATTTTGTTGGAAAATACAGCAGGAAACTTCCCGTTGTGGCTTTCGCCGGATCAAATAGCGATTTTGCCGATCTCCGAAAAGTATGAAGATTATGCCAACGATGTATTCTTGAGGCTCCAGGAAAAGGATATTCGAGGATATATTGATCACCGCGATGAAAAAATTGGCCGAAAAATCAGGGATGCGGAAATGAATAAAGTACCTTTGATGCTGATTTTAGGTGAAAAAGAACAGGCAGAGCAAAAGATTTCTGTCCGTAAAAAAGGCGAAGGTGATATTGGCCAATTCACTTTCGATGAGTTTGTTGAGTTTGCCAATACGGAAATAAATAAAAATATACCGAAGTTTGGTGAGTAA
- the infC gene encoding translation initiation factor IF-3 — MAKHFRRNNRIVREQDKHRINERIRVPEVRLVGDNVEQGVYPIDKAKEIAKQQGLDLIEIVPNSKPPVCRVLDYSKFKYEQKKKQKELKAKQQKTVIKEIRFGPNTDDHDFNFKLKHAEGFLKEGSKVKAFVHFVGRQIVFKEKGYELLFKFLEALEEVGKAEAPPKLEGKRLTVILAPKAAKK, encoded by the coding sequence ATGGCAAAACATTTTAGAAGAAATAATCGAATTGTACGTGAGCAAGACAAACACCGTATCAATGAGCGTATACGGGTTCCTGAAGTGAGATTAGTAGGGGATAATGTGGAGCAGGGCGTTTATCCGATTGATAAGGCTAAGGAAATAGCCAAGCAACAGGGGCTTGATTTGATCGAAATCGTGCCGAATTCAAAACCTCCTGTTTGTCGCGTACTCGATTACTCTAAATTCAAGTATGAGCAAAAGAAGAAGCAAAAGGAACTGAAGGCAAAGCAACAGAAAACCGTAATCAAGGAAATTCGTTTTGGTCCGAATACAGACGACCATGACTTCAATTTCAAACTGAAACATGCGGAGGGCTTCTTGAAAGAGGGCTCAAAGGTGAAGGCTTTTGTGCACTTTGTAGGCCGTCAGATCGTGTTTAAAGAGAAAGGTTATGAGTTGTTGTTTAAGTTCTTGGAAGCACTTGAAGAGGTAGGAAAAGCGGAGGCTCCGCCTAAATTGGAAGGTAAACGCCTTACGGTAATACTTGCTCCAAAAGCGGCTAAGAAATAA
- a CDS encoding DNA-directed RNA polymerase subunit omega yields MAVNPSIITRDTDKLAGKTGNIYKSVYIASQRAKQVSQSTKEELTGKLAEFASNVDNLEEIFENREQIEISKFYERQPKPTSVALEEFMEDEVLFRDKTEDGSSMTAV; encoded by the coding sequence ATGGCAGTAAATCCTTCGATAATCACGCGTGATACAGACAAGCTAGCTGGTAAAACAGGCAACATTTATAAGTCTGTCTACATTGCTTCACAAAGAGCGAAACAGGTTTCTCAAAGCACAAAAGAGGAATTGACCGGCAAACTAGCCGAATTTGCTTCGAATGTAGATAACTTGGAAGAGATATTTGAAAACCGTGAGCAGATTGAAATTTCTAAATTCTACGAGCGTCAACCTAAGCCTACAAGTGTGGCTTTGGAAGAGTTCATGGAAGATGAAGTGCTTTTCAGAGACAAAACTGAGGATGGAAGCAGCATGACAGCGGTTTAA
- a CDS encoding outer membrane protein assembly factor BamD, translating into MNSIKLKKLSLLLIALVSLTACHRSFIRLQKSGTTQEKYQAAIKYYNEADYYRANVLFDEIVPLLKGDSTAEKSQFYNAYCNFYLGQFQLASFYFKSFYSTYANSPFAEEAFYMYAYSMFKDSPAYNLDQENTLTAIDALQTFINTYPNSEYADNCTRDLIDLRKRLEKKAYEKAFLYYKTSGVTIANYRAAVIAIDNFKRDFPDSQYNEELNYVQVKSEFELAENSYFSKQEERYKKTLDFYEKFIDAYPESSYLKELGDIYEKAQKKLKDVIETQKKIDELKNGGAQTKEEEELIGKK; encoded by the coding sequence ATGAATTCGATAAAGTTGAAAAAACTGTCTTTGCTGCTCATCGCTCTTGTGTCATTGACGGCCTGTCACCGTTCATTTATACGACTTCAAAAGTCGGGAACAACGCAGGAGAAATATCAAGCAGCCATAAAATATTATAATGAAGCCGATTATTATCGTGCCAATGTACTTTTCGACGAGATCGTACCTCTTTTGAAAGGGGACTCGACGGCTGAGAAATCGCAGTTCTACAATGCCTATTGTAATTTTTACCTTGGGCAATTCCAGCTGGCTTCGTTTTACTTCAAAAGCTTTTACAGTACCTACGCCAACAGTCCGTTTGCCGAAGAAGCCTTCTATATGTATGCGTATTCCATGTTCAAAGACTCTCCCGCATACAACCTCGATCAGGAAAACACTTTGACGGCCATCGACGCCCTGCAGACCTTTATCAATACGTATCCGAATAGTGAATACGCGGACAATTGTACCAGAGACCTGATTGATTTGCGTAAACGTTTAGAGAAAAAAGCCTACGAAAAAGCCTTTCTCTACTACAAAACAAGTGGCGTAACCATTGCCAATTACAGGGCTGCAGTTATTGCGATCGACAATTTCAAAAGAGATTTCCCCGATTCGCAATACAATGAAGAACTGAACTACGTGCAGGTAAAATCGGAATTTGAATTGGCCGAGAACTCGTATTTCAGCAAACAGGAAGAGCGTTACAAAAAGACTTTGGACTTTTACGAAAAGTTTATTGACGCTTATCCAGAAAGCTCGTATCTGAAAGAATTAGGCGATATCTACGAAAAGGCCCAAAAGAAACTTAAAGATGTGATAGAAACACAGAAAAAAATTGATGAACTGAAAAACGGAGGAGCCCAAACCAAAGAGGAAGAGGAACTCATCGGAAAAAAGTAG
- a CDS encoding T9SS type A sorting domain-containing protein — protein sequence MRKYAKILFTSILLVATLTQVSAQVAQSRLNIGKNPEPKSVNTNKVASFSVKNDVPKEIKVDKNSAVTAFYRDLLLNRGESISISTVSNTVREKQNEDQLFSDKLINISNIYPNPANDVATIDYNLKSGGAAKVSFLNLLGGNIAEYDLRTGNNSLKVQTRNWENGIYFYQLILDGRKVATKKLLVRHN from the coding sequence ATGCGGAAATACGCAAAAATATTATTCACTTCAATACTTTTGGTTGCTACTCTCACTCAAGTTAGTGCCCAAGTTGCTCAGTCAAGATTGAACATCGGTAAAAATCCTGAACCCAAGTCTGTTAATACCAACAAGGTTGCCTCGTTCTCTGTAAAAAACGATGTACCCAAGGAGATCAAAGTAGATAAGAATTCTGCCGTGACCGCCTTCTATCGTGATTTACTCTTGAATAGAGGAGAATCTATCTCCATAAGCACGGTTTCAAATACTGTGCGTGAGAAACAAAACGAAGACCAACTCTTTAGCGACAAACTCATTAACATTTCGAATATTTACCCCAATCCTGCAAACGATGTAGCCACTATCGACTACAATTTGAAATCAGGTGGGGCGGCCAAGGTTTCATTCTTGAATCTATTGGGCGGCAATATAGCCGAGTACGATTTGAGAACAGGAAACAACAGCCTGAAAGTACAAACCCGAAATTGGGAAAATGGCATCTACTTCTACCAGTTGATCCTCGATGGTCGTAAAGTGGCCACGAAAAAATTGCTCGTGCGTCATAATTAA